One region of Tistrella mobilis genomic DNA includes:
- a CDS encoding ABC transporter substrate-binding protein: protein MRRISKPAAGLAAALAVLCQMAAVEAADAVKIGVLTDMSSVYSDFGGQGSVIAAELAIEDAGGKVLGQPVGLVSADHQNKADIGVTAALKWFDDEGVQALFDVSNSGISLALQDVIMKRDKIAVFSGANNKSLTGDKCTTNGLIWGYDGYALAKGNVEGIFKSNPGSSWFFLTVDYASGHGLEGDTISVIEKMGGTVKGAVRFPLGTNDFSSFLLQAQGSGADVIALVAGGSDVRNMIKQADEFGIAQAGQRIAPLFFTVNDIQGLGLEATRGMPVVADFYWDQTDGTRAFAERFKARHGKVPTDVQATVYSSVLHYLKAVEAAGSTDTQAVLAKMKAMPVQDFMTDGATIRADGRLMRDMYYFEVKSPAESKYELDYLAQKTTIPGAEAYRPAAESDCPLLKR from the coding sequence ATGCGCAGGATATCGAAACCCGCCGCGGGGCTCGCGGCGGCACTGGCGGTGCTGTGCCAGATGGCGGCTGTCGAGGCGGCGGATGCCGTCAAGATCGGCGTGCTGACCGACATGTCCTCGGTCTATTCGGATTTCGGCGGCCAGGGATCGGTGATCGCGGCCGAACTCGCGATCGAGGATGCCGGCGGCAAGGTGTTGGGCCAACCGGTCGGGCTGGTTTCGGCCGATCATCAGAACAAGGCCGATATCGGCGTCACCGCGGCGCTGAAATGGTTCGACGACGAGGGCGTGCAGGCGCTGTTCGACGTGTCGAATTCCGGCATCTCGCTGGCGCTTCAGGACGTGATCATGAAGCGCGACAAAATCGCCGTGTTCTCGGGCGCCAACAACAAGAGCCTGACCGGCGACAAATGCACCACCAACGGCCTGATCTGGGGCTATGACGGCTATGCGCTGGCCAAGGGCAATGTCGAGGGCATCTTCAAGAGCAACCCCGGCAGTTCCTGGTTCTTCCTGACCGTCGATTATGCCTCGGGCCATGGGCTTGAAGGCGACACGATCAGCGTGATCGAGAAGATGGGCGGCACGGTGAAGGGTGCCGTGCGCTTTCCGCTCGGCACCAATGATTTCAGCTCTTTCCTGCTGCAGGCACAAGGGTCCGGCGCCGATGTGATCGCGCTGGTGGCCGGCGGGTCGGATGTCCGCAACATGATCAAGCAGGCGGATGAATTCGGCATCGCCCAGGCCGGCCAGCGGATCGCGCCTTTGTTCTTCACCGTCAACGACATCCAGGGTCTGGGGCTGGAAGCCACCCGGGGCATGCCGGTGGTCGCCGATTTCTACTGGGACCAGACCGACGGCACCCGCGCCTTCGCCGAACGCTTCAAGGCCCGCCACGGCAAGGTGCCGACGGATGTGCAGGCAACCGTCTACAGCTCGGTTCTGCACTATCTGAAAGCGGTGGAAGCGGCCGGCAGCACCGACACCCAGGCGGTGCTGGCGAAGATGAAGGCGATGCCGGTTCAAGACTTCATGACCGATGGCGCCACCATCCGTGCCGACGGCCGGCTGATGCGCGACATGTATTACTTCGAGGTCAAGAGCCCGGCGGAGTCGAAATACGAGCTGGACTATCTGGCCCAGAAGACCACCATCCCCGGCGCCGAGGCCTATCGCCCGGCGGCGGAAAGCGACTGCCCGCTGCTGAAGCGGTAA